In the genome of Candidatus Delongbacteria bacterium, the window TTCAAATTCGATCAGAATATCGATATCACTTTCAGGTTTTAATTCATTCCTAACCGCAGAACCGAATAATGATAACGATTTTATCTTATATTTCTTACAAAATAAGGCTAATTCTTTTTCAGGTATGTGATCTTTAATAGTAAACATTTTGATTTTATTTATTTTCTTCTTAACGGTTTTAAGTTTTAGCTCTAACCCGACAACTTCTGCAAGTTCAACCATTTTTTTTATAGTGATGTTTGGAGTGTTTTTCAACATTTTTGAAACAGCAGCTTTACTCGTTCCAAGTTTATTTGCTATATCTATTTGCTTGATACCTTTTACTTTCATTTCGGATAAGATCAGGTTGTAGAAATCATGAATTAGACTCCATGCTTTTTCATTCGCTGTTGGTTCTGCATTGAAGAAATCTTCAACATCCTGATATATATCTTTCGAATTCTTTTTCATATTATAAGTTAACATATAGGTTAACCGTTGTCAAGTGTTTTATTATGCTGTCGCGTTCTCATTTCTCAATTGCTTTTATTCGTTTTCGGGTGGATATGGATTGCGATGCGGGAAGGCGTAGGAGCCTTCCCCTACGGTTCGTGGTGTTCTTGTATATTATCGGGGAATTGTCTTTTGACTTTAATTCTCCATTTTCCAACTCAAACTTCGCGAATCCATGAGCCACCTTATAGCTTACAGCTTATAACTTATCACTGTTTTCCCCGTTTTCAAGTATTTGTTCGCTTTGTGTTGTCATGGTGTTCACTCTTCTCCCTTTGAAGATAAAACTTTAGTACTTATTCCAAATAAATGATAAGCTACTTTTGCTTTGTTTCTTGTCCTTTTATCATCACTTATAAAATAATTACAATGTGCTGCAAAAAAAGTATGATTACTATCCCATAATCTAGCATAGTTTGATTTTGAAGTAACTTTATCTTTCCAATATCCTACCATATCAAGAAATTCAAAAACACCTGCTATATCATTACTTAAACCAAATGATTTTCCATCAGGATGAAAATTTTTGACTTGCTCTAGCAATTCCAAAATAGAACCATTTTGACCAAATTCTGAAAACTTTTTCTTTAAATGCTCAGTAACTTCCAATGGTGTATAATTATTCATTAAAATTGGGTTTAATCCTAATTGCACTCTGACCGACTCTTTTGCAGATTCAGGTATCATACTTATAA includes:
- a CDS encoding nucleotidyltransferase domain-containing protein; the protein is MLTYNMKKNSKDIYQDVEDFFNAEPTANEKAWSLIHDFYNLILSEMKVKGIKQIDIANKLGTSKAAVSKMLKNTPNITIKKMVELAEVVGLELKLKTVKKKINKIKMFTIKDHIPEKELALFCKKYKIKSLSLFGSAVRNELKPESDIDILIEFEKGQTPGMITFMTIQNELTAKIGRQVDLRTRYDLSDQFRDKVVAEARTEYVSGR